A DNA window from Hoplias malabaricus isolate fHopMal1 chromosome 5, fHopMal1.hap1, whole genome shotgun sequence contains the following coding sequences:
- the LOC136696881 gene encoding DNA-binding protein inhibitor ID-1-like, producing MKVVGATCALKSKVGLSEQSLAISKCKLPLLDEQMSAFLQDMNSCYSKLKELVPTLPANKKHSKVEILQHVIDYIWDLQVELDGPGGHREQGPAGTRTPLTTLNAELSSISVENGCSDDRILCR from the exons ATGAAAGTGGTTGGAGCCACGTGCGCCCTGAAGAGCAAGGTGGGTTTGTCCGAGCAGAGCCTTGCCATTTCCAAGTGCAAGCTGCCCTTGCTGGACGAGCAGATGAGCGCCTTCCTGCAGGACATGAACAGCTGCTACAGTAAGCTGAAGGAGCTGGTGCCTACGCTCCCAGCCAACAAGAAGCACAGCAAGGTGGAGATCCTGCAGCACGTCATTGACTACATCTGGGACTTGCAGGTGGAGCTGGACGGTCCTGGTGGTCACCGGGAGCAAGGGCCAGCCGGGACGAGGACGCCTCTCACCACGCTGAACGCTGAGCTTAGCAGCATCTCTGTGGAG AACGGTTGCTCTGACGACAGGATCCTGTGCCGCTGA
- the ndnl2 gene encoding necdin-like 2 produces MSQRKRGGAVVSQNKSVRKSQQVVLDEDEDVDMSFTQPTSSQVQKAREIFTPVQVDLKVAEVVQFILIKDQKKMPIRRTDIAKHVIKEYRALYQDIMKKADRTFEQVFGLKLVEIDSKNHVYILINKLQPVPGEPVSMCPGSAKTGLLFVILSVVFMKGGTVKENVVWNTLKKLRVDVGEKHEDFGDVKKVVTDEFVRQRYLEYVRIPHTEPLEFEIRWGQRAEKEVSKMKLLEFIGELHNQEPQSWTQQYKEATSAESSQR; encoded by the exons atgtctcagaggaagcgaGGTGGAGCTGTGGTCTCCCAGAACAAAAGCGTAAGG AAGTCACAGCAGGTCGTCCTGGATGAGGACGAAGATGTCGATATGTCCTTCACACAGCCGACTTCGTCACAGGTTCAAAAGGCCAGAGAGATTTTTACACCTGTCCAGGTTGATCTCAAG GTTGCTGAGGTGGTGCAGTTTATTCTGATTAAAGACCAGAAAAAAATGCCAATCCGCAGAACAG ACATTGCCAAACATGTAATAAAAGAGTACAGAGCTTTGTACCAGGACATCATGAAGAAAGCTGACCGCACATTTGAGCAG GTGTTTGGGCTGAAGCTTGTGGAGATTGACTCAAAGAATCATGTTTATATCCTCATCAACAAGCTCCAGCCTGTGCCAGGAGAGCCCGTCAGCAT GTGTCCTGGGAGCGCAAAGACAGGATTACTATTCGTCATTCTCAGTGTTGTCTTTATGAAAGGAGGAACAGTCAAGGAAA ATGTAGTGTGGAACACCCTAAAGAAGCTGAGAGTGGATGTAGG GGAAAAGCATGAAGACTTTGGTGATGTGAAAAAAGTAGTTACCGATGAGTTTGTGAGACAAAG ATATCTGGAGTATGTGCGGATTCCCCACACTGAGCCGCTGGAGTTTGAGATCCGCTGGGGTCAGAGGGCGGAGAAGGAGGTGTCCAAGATGAAGCTGCTGGAGTTCATTGGAGAG CTACACAACCAGGAACCTCAAAGCTGGACTCAACAGTATAAGGAGGCTACTTCTGCAGAAAGCAGTCAAAGATAA